The Emys orbicularis isolate rEmyOrb1 chromosome 4, rEmyOrb1.hap1, whole genome shotgun sequence genomic sequence gcAGAGCACAGGCccacagaactgcccccaaataattcctgtaaTTTCTCCCTCTATGATCGTACATGGGATACGGGGAGTTCAGATGCAATGGATTCAAAACCAACCACAAAAGGGGCCCATGTAACGCTGGTGTAGGCAGGCGCTCAGCTATTGGCATCAGTTGGAGCTGGGCTTGCTTACACCAGGGTTAGAGTTGGTCCATGATCCTTTCCGGGCTCTACACTTAGCTTATCGAATGGGTTTCGGTGCGGGGGTGCTCACTGCCTCTCATGTCCCGCCTCCCCCAGCTCCGGGCTTGGGCCCAGCTGGCCTAGGTTGGGGCCCTGGTGGAGTGACCTGCTCCGGGAGCTCTCCCCATCAGCGGGGGCCCCACCAGGAGTGAGCAGCGGCACTGATGGCCTGGCTGGGGAATTCTGGACAGCGTCGTCCTAGGGCCTTATCCTAGTTATTCATCCAGCGACCAGCAGCGAGAAGCTAAGCTGGGAGCATGGCAAGGCAGAGCCCTTGTTTAAAGGCCCAGAGGAGAACAGTTTCCTTGCCGCTAGAACCACGCCCAGGGAAGGTTCCAGGCTCAGGCAGCATGAGCCGGGCTGGGGAACTGCAGAACTTCGGCCGGGCTCCCCTGTCCACCAGACCCACGTAGCCCCAGTCCCCTAGTACAATCTGCCCGgccctctggctccccctggtGCTCCACTCCAGCACGATCCACACAGAGCAGGAATTTGGCCCGCCACGGGCCCAGAGCTGTGAGCAGCAAGGCTCCTAAGGGGTACCATTCTGCTCGCGCAATGGGCCTAATGCTCCCTCCGAGCAGGTTCCTTGCAGAGCGTAGCCCCTTATTTAAAGTGAGATTATGGTCCGGAAACTCCCACCAGGATTCCTCTCAGATCAAATGGACTGCAAGTTTCAGAGCGGGAACAAGACCTTTCCAGCTGCCAAtccccccactcagcctgctgggACTGTTCCTTCTCCCCCGTGGTAAAGATTCTGCCCCCACCACTGGATGTCTGACTCTCCGGCTGATGCCTGAAGCTGAGCAGACTCCGCTGACCCTCTGTGACCATCAGGAGCGGAAACTCGCTTTGGCTCAGATGCTACCTACGCCGGGGGAGCAGAGAGGGCGAATGAAGTGACCGTGCTCAGTAAGGTGCGTGCCCAGCACCGTAGCTGCCACGTCAGTAACGTGCGAGCCCCAGAGCAGGGCGCCAGGACTGTGTTCTGGGGACAGACCGCAGCAGCCCACCTCCTGACCTCAGCATGAAAAGCTGCTGAGGACACCATATCCTCCCAGTTCCCATCTGATGCCAATTCAAGGCCCAGATCAGCTTTCCATTCATATCCCATGGACACAGAGACTCTCCCCCAGGATAACACTGCTCACCATGACCAGAACGAAGCTCACAAGCACAAAACCTAAGCCGGAGAGATGGCGTGAGATTCCTCCAGACTGACAATCCCCACCCCCTTGGCGGGAATCGCCTGTGTCTCGCACGCTGCTCCCTGACCGGGGAAATCAACCTTGCGGGGTGACTCTCCCTACGGACTTACGATCGTTGCCGTGCACGATCTGGAAGTTCTTGACGGAGGCGTGGGTGACTCTGCCATGGAAGTTCAGGACGTAAGACTGGGTCTCGTCATTCCATACCGGGGCCTTGTTGTGCAGCTCGATGAGGTTGTCCATGTTCTTGTTCTGCCATCTTGTAAGCAGCCCGTCGTTATCCTGGGACCAGCGAGAAAACACGCTCAGGAGGCAGCGCGAGTCTTTCTACCCCTAGGAGTCCCTGCGACTATTTCCCGGGGTGTGCAGGGTCCGTATGAGGCTGTGTACCATGTTTGCACACCCCCATACTCCTGACATCAAGGGGAGCTGGCCATGCCCCTTTAAATCATCTCCAAGCTGTAGGCTTCTGCCATTCTGTTCTAGTTCTTATACTGTGCCTGTCCCCGTGGCATCTGAGTGCCTGGGTGGGGAACTATCACCTCCCTTAGGGATTGCTAAGAAGTGGGCTATGCCACGGAGGAAAAGGGGTCCTGCTCCCACCATTGCTGGCTGGTGCGCCGACTTACGTTTCGGGGCCGGATTGGCACCCGCTCATTGTCCGAATTCATTCCAGGGATGATCACGGTCATCTTCCGGGGTCCTTTGAACCCTAAAACGTTTGTCTCCTGAAACAGAAACCCCAGCGGTCTCACCAGTACGTCACCAGAGGCTCACGCATGCTGAACAGGGAGAACAAACATCCCACTCCAAGACTTAGCAgctgtttcctgacccactggTACCAGCAGCGTGCGTCTGGGACTCCCTATCGTGACCGGGATATGCAGTGCTCCACACTGCCCCGCCTCCCATCCAGATGTGCACGCAGCTGGGAGAATCTCACCCCGCCGCCGCCCGGTGGATCAACAGACCTCCGCTCTCCAGGACAGGATGCAGGACAGCCGCGCTTACTGGCAATGAATCCAGGACTCTCCCGATCTGGCACAGATCACAATGGGCACAGGAGTCTGAGACCATGGGCAGCCACTGTGGGATGCTGCCCAGCGAGCGCGGCTCTCTACCGGGGGAGGGTGGAAAGAGCCTACATCTGTTACTTACATACACGACGGCTGACAGCTCCTGTCGCACGTTCGACCAGTCGGCATTTGCTCTGTCGGGGTTCACACCGTTATCAAACACAGTAAACTTAGTCCCCATTAAATTGGATCTACAACGAAAGACAGAAATCAGGCTGaggacctgggggagggggtgtatgtGGCACCGTCACCCCTCTTCTGATCCTCTATTTGCCCTTCCTTAGGTTACCCTCTGTGCTGCTATGAAAGGGGTCTCCGGGGCACCAGGGTATCTCAGCAGATGCCCCACAGCAGCACAATCAAATGGAGGAAACAGGAGGGGACGTGGGGTCTTTGCAGTGGTCCCAAAAGCCCAAATCTCTCCGCAGGGAGTGACAGGAGCAGCTCTCCTCCACCAGAGTCTGTCAAGGACAGTCACTTACTGACAAGCACCTGATTaatggggaggtgggaggggcatGGGCTGTATCCTGCACAGGGAACAACCTGCACCAGGCCAGGCTCTGTATGGCCACATGAGACCCCAAGGCATGGAAGTGCTCCCTAGCTTCCTCCAGACCCAGCTGCCCCTTGCGCACGGCTCCCCTGATCCATTGCGCCCATCAGTTTGCCTAGCACATTTGTGTAGATTGCTGGCATTTCCCTGGATAGCCAAGTGGGGCTGGATCTAGTAAGGAGGGGACTTGGGGGTCCCAATCCCACCGTGCTTCCCAATGACCCTTTTCACCAACGCAGCAACCGAGCAGGTCTCCTAACTGCAAATGCATCCCAGATTCCTTTACACCAGGGCTGTTGTGCTTTGAGGGGCATTGTCGGTAAGATTCTGGATAGGTGCCTGCTACACACAACTGAGCAGAAACAAAACCGTCTGCAGCGGGAGAATAGCATGTCACAGACACTGGCCAGTTTGTGGGTGATTCCCATGGCCTCTGCACTAGTCCTGCTACACCCCCATATAAGTAGGGGCTTGTCTGTGCATAGAAATTGCACTGGATTAATTTAAAAGGGTTTAAAAAGGGATGCAAAGTCTCATGTGCACACTCTTATATGGGTTTAAACTGGTTCTCTCTGTAACTTGCACCTGCAAAGTTACTCACTCACGCTAACCCGATGTAAGAAGACAGGTTTGCATTGACCGAAGAGCGTCCACACACAGAGTTGCGCTGGTATAACGAAACCAGTTTACAATCACACCTTTAGGtaaactggtgcaactctgcAGGTAGAACAGGTCttggctccctgggcagctctgtgCTTAGCCTACGCCGGAGGTAGCCAGCCTCCGATATCCACTGACCTGCTCTGAGCGAACATCCTGTCATTTATGTGACAGGGTAGGGTGCACGTAGGGTGGAACCCGTCTCTGAACTGCCATACACACAGCTacctcccactccctgctccaacAGACCACAGTGAACGCCTCAGGCCCGCAGCGAAGGCTGCTGGGATGTGCAGGACCCCTCCCCACTGAAAGCACTGTCAAGAGGTGACCTCTCTCTCCTTCCGAAAGAACCGAACGAGCCagttctcccctccctgcccccccagcgccggtCCGGAAGCCAGATCTAGTAACAGGAGGCTCCAGTTCCAGCCAGAAAAGCTGTGACCCCCAGCTACAAAGTCAGAAGGACTCAGCTGGGCTGCAGTGGGAAGCAGCAATCTAAACAACATACGCACCAATCTTGGGTCCCCTCCCTCCAACAGTTTTCTTTTGGGGGCTGAACTGTGAGGGACTCATTCCTCCATCTGAGGGATTCAGTGTAAGACCCGTTCCCCATGTCCATGGGGGACATGTTCTCCCTACGTCAGCCATCGAAGGACCAGTTTCCACCCTACGTGCAGTATCAGTGCGGGGCCTGCACAGTAGGTAGTAAGCCAACCAGCccgaatggggtggggaggagaaatcTGAATGGTGCAGTGTGGTCCACATCTCCATGTAGGAAGGAGGGTATGTACACGAGGAAACTGCACCTGAGCCTGGGAAGTGAGGGAGCAGGGGTGGAAGGATCACCTCTTGCCCACTGTTTCCTGATAGCTTTTAGACATCAATTTAGTGCCAGTGAAAGGAGCCAGATGGACAGTCCTGGAGACTGGAGTCCTTCCTGTATCTCTGCAGCAGGGACAGACCAGGGTGGGACAGGGCTGGCTGCTCTCACACTGCACCCACCATGGGCCCATCCTGCTCTGGACAGACCCCTCTAGGGCCGAGATACGAGTTCTGTCCCAATGGCCCAGACCGTCCCTGGATGCGCCGCTGAGGCTGCCAGCCCGGGGGCTGATTCGTGTCAAGTACGAAGGCCCTTTTCATTATATGAACAACTGTCCCCGGAGAACAGGATTGGGACCCACCAAATCACTGCATGCAGGCCACCGAACAACCCTCGGTTGGTGACCACTTTCACTCATTACCGACCAGGGTGGGATCTGAACCCGTGACCTAGATGTGCAAGCACCCCGTCCCTCCCAACATTCACTTCACTGTGCGGCAGCGTTTGCTAAACCACGATTTTACACAAATCCCAGCAGATCGGGCTTCAGAGCCGCAGGAACAGCAGAATGCAGGAAATAGCCCAGGCAGCAGGAGACCTAAGCTGGCATGATTCCAGATGTACAGGGCAGAAGCTGCAATATAGCAGCTATTCTCACTTCACTCCCTGGCACTGTCACCTGCTGGGAATTTGCTCTGGACTCCTGGAAATGGGAGGTGGCCCAGGACTCAGTGTTGCCCGGTGCCACAGCTTTCCTCGTACCTCAGCTTCCCAATGAAGTTCTCTCCGCCTCGGGACAAATCAGTGGGATCGATGGAAATCAGGTAGTTCGAGGTCTTGCTTTTTTTCCGCTTCCGACCAGCCAGCAGGAATACCTGTCGGAgacaggaaggagggggctggATTACAGGGGCTGAGCGGGGGATGCTCAATTGTTGCAACTCACAGTACGTAGGACTGAAGCCGCACACCTTGAAGAAGCTCTACCAGGCACAAAACACTCAAGCTGCTTGCTAACAGGCTGCTGGGAATACAACATGCGGTGCACTACCTCCCTAGTAAATACAGAGCTCAGTACAAGGCCACTGTCCTGATATTCAAAGTCCCCGTGGTGACTGGCCTTGGCTACCATAGAGATCGCCTGTCTCTGTCTCCATGACCACCACCACCTGTGACAGTTGCCTTCCCTGGAACAATGAAACTGTCAACACATAGGAGAAGCTCAGAGCGCAGGAGGCAGCTTTCACAGGAGCTGGGCCTAGACCCACTGCCACAAGAGATGGGAATGACTAGGGAGCTCACCATGTTCCAGACTAACTGCTAGACTCATGTCTGAGACTTAGATTTCCATGGATCCTTACCTTCCTCGGGGGGTCTTTTTAAAGTCTCTGGGGACAGTGGCTCTAGGCCTCTCGGACATTCTGGCTTGTGCAATAGGACAAGCTTGTGAGTGCCAGTCTTGTGACATTTACGTGACCCACGTTGCAGCAGAACACCATGCCACAAGAGGAGAGGGTGGCGGCCCAATGTCACCAGGCTGTGATTGTGATGACATCTTATGGGTCTCCCAAAAGGAGACCCTCTCAAAGACACTGGCTAAGCGGTGACCCTGCCTGGGGAGTTTGGTTCTATGCCGGGCCTTGTATTCACACATTGGGTATATCTacgcagcaaagaaaaacccatggtgcagagtctcagagcctgggtcaattgacttgggctctcaggatatgtctacacaggatTTGCGAGGTGGAAGGGTCccaaagtctacacagcaatagaacagccccgcagcccgagcccaagtcacctggccagccatgggtttttctttgcagtgtagacgtaccccctGTGGCTAGGGCTTTCTAACTGCACCTGTAGAGCGACAGAATTGCACTGGATGTAAAGAGCCTGGGGTATCTCCCAAGAGGGATTGTGGGAATATGGACGGAAGGGAACAGATCAATCAGCGGACGAACGCATTTCAGATCGCAAGCTGCAGCCCTACTCCAGGAGCAGCGTGAAAACTGCGCCACTGAAACAGCATCACCATTGGAAATGGGGCATCAGCTCCTGGGAGAGGTGCATCTTCGGGCAGACACAGTGGGCCTGAATTGAATAGGAGTGCTGACAGTCACCCTTCTCCCATCAGTACGCAGGCACAGCTGCATGGGTTCGTAACACTGCTCTCAGTCTGGAGCAAAGAGGGGAAACCACCATGGAATATCAGGAGGTAGAGATGGGACAGACTCATTGGGACAAACTCAGCCTTGGTGTAACTGCAGTGACTGCCTCAGGCGTACGCTAGGGATGCTTCTGACCCATTAGGCCAGTGTTCATCTCTATAGTATATTTTCAAGTGCTTTGTCCGGCTTTAAGTGTCCTGAGtagagctggtcgggaattttccaaaaaaacatttttcctgcCCGAGCTAAGGTCGGTTTCAACCAATCTCCTGATTCGAAGAACTTTTGAAACATGCTGAGGCTGCCAGGACGGCCGATTCCACAGGTCCAGAACAAAACCGTTCACTTTACGATTCAAAATGACTTTCCCTTTTGTCAATTCAACTAACACCAGGTTAAAAACCAAGTTACAAGGTCCAAGTGGAAATTAAACGTTTCGAACTTCTCAAAAAGGAACACTTCGATTGATGCTGGCTGAGATGATCATAGGCTCACCGTGTTTTCTGAGACGGGGACTTTTCGCCTCATTTCAGGGTGGGGAAAATTGTGCAAAAACTCTCGTGGGAAAACTGTTCCCCACTGAGCTCTCACTCTGAGcgaggggcttgccccgctcccctGGGAGGGATACTCCGCAGTCTAATAGGCTGGGACCTCACTGCTTGCCTTTTTCTCGTTGTCCAGGTGCAGGTAATATGTAGGATAGAGGCCCCGGTCCATCCCCTTCTTGTCTCGAGTGACCCGACACTTGATGGTCACCCCCTGAGGAGCCGGCCGCAGCACAAAGTCCTCCAGGTTGTCCACTTCGATGATAGGGGATGGCGGCCTCTCCTCCTTCTGTGGCCCGGCACCCAGAACGGAAAGGGGAGAAGGCTTTAGGGAGGGCTCATTTCAGGCTCTAGGGCTTTCCGGAGAGAAAGAGTTAGCAGCCAGAAACACACCCACCACCGCGTGACGTGTGCCCAGCCGCATCTCGCTTTGGCACCTTTCCCTTCCTGTCCAGTCACAGAGCTGTTCCCTGGGCCATATTCCTCATTTCCCCTGGGTCTGGCCGGTCAAGTGCCAGGCTCCTGAGCATCTTCCTTCTCTGAACTTAGTCCCCCCAGCCACTGTGGGAACCTGCCGGGGcgaccccctcttccccctggccACTGCGGGAACCTGCCGGGGcgaccccctcctcccagccactGCGGGAACCTGCCGGGGCGACCTCCTCCCCCTGGCCACCTCGGGAACCTGCCGGGgcaaccccctcctcccagccactGCGGGAACCTGCCGGGGCGACCTCCTCCCCCTGGCCACCTCGGGAACCTGCCGGGgcgaccccctcctccccctggccaCCTCGGGAACTTGCCGGGgcgaccccctcctccccctggccaCCTCGGGAACTTGCCGGGGcgaccccctcttccccctggccACCTCGGGAACTTGCCGGGgcgaccccctcctccccctggccaCCTCGGGAACCTGCCGGGGtgaccccctcctcccagccactGCGGGAACCTGCCGGGGCGACCTCCTCCCCCTGGCCACCTCGGGAACCTGCCGGGGcgaccccctcctcccagccactGCGGGAACCTGCCGGGACGACCTCCTCCCCCTGGCCACCTCAGGAACCTGCCGGGgcgaccccctcctccccctggccaCCTCGGGAACCTGCCAGggtgaccccctcctccccctggccaCCTCGGGAACCTGCCGGGGTGACCCGCTCTTCCCCCTGGCCACCtcaaccccctcctcccagcaacTGCGGGAACCTGCTGGGGCGACCTCCTCCCCCTGGCCACCTCGGGAACCTGCCGGGgcgaccccctcctccccctggccaCCTCGGGAACCTGCCGGGGcgaccccctcctcccagccactGCGGGAACCTGCCGGGGCGACCTCCTCCCCCTGGCCACCTCGGGAACCTGCCGGGGCGACTCCCTCCTCCCGGCCACCTCGGGAACCTGCCGGGGcgactccctcctcccagccactGCGGGAACCTGCCGGGGcgaccccctcctcccagccactGCGGGAACCTGCCGGGACGACCTCCTCCCCCTGGCCACCTCAGGAACCTGCCGGggtgaccccctcctccccctggccaCCTCGGGAACCTGCCGGggtgaccccctcctccccctggccaCCTCGGGAACCTGCCGGggtgaccccctcctccccctggccaCCTCGGGAACCTGCCGGGGtgaccccctcttccccctggccACCTCGGGAACCTGCCGGGGTGACCCCCTTCTCCTAGCCATTGCGGGAAACTGCCGGGGCAACCCCCTCCCGCCAGCTGTCGCGGGAACCTGCTGGGGGCCCCTTTAGGCAGCCCCACCCTCTATTCTTTCCATGGCCCTGCTCTGTGAGATGGGCTGCCTGCGCATCCTCCCACCCTCCTTCAGCATTAACACCAGAAAGCTGCTGCAAATGCCCCTTGACTTGGCTCTGGGGCTGCCATAACCCAGGAGTGAGGGAGGCCGTGAGGAAACCCCCGTTCCCAGCGCTGCCTATTAGCCCGGACTTGCCGGCCTTTTACCTTCTTGGacttcttccctttccctttcttaTTGGAGTTCTTCTGAGGGCTTTCCGAGGCCTCTCCCTCGCTCCCCTCTCCGGCGGCTTTGGGAAGAGCTGCAGACAGAAACACACAATGGGCATTGCCCGCTCTGCTGCCCAGAAGTGGCACAGACCCCGTCAGCCCAGCGGGATGGCGGGGAGGAGCTGAGTGCACTGGCAGGTGGAGGGCGCTGGTGGATTGATTTATAGAGGCAGCGGCCACCCTTGGCACAGCCTGTCGTCCGGGAGCAGAGCATTTTAAATGACCTGCACAGCCAATCGGTGGCGGCAGGTCATGTCTGAAGCAATGTGATGGGTACTCTGCCAGCAAAGGGAGGGATCCTAACTCGATCACATTGAGCTGCTGGCCTGGACAAGCAGCCACTGTGGCATTTCTGCACAAGGCAAGTCAAAGGACACAGCCGATTCCACTAGCTAAATTAGCCAGCAGGGGGCAATACATCCTCCTCCTCTAGAGCCCAAACATATGACCCACAATAATACCCCCACCTGACAAAGATGGAAGAGTTTGTAACCCCAGGTGTCCGGTATCTGCCCATgtgctgccctgctgctggccctgaGCAATGGGACTTGTACCCTTCTGTGCCCAGAGCCCACCATGGTGCACCCCCCACTCAGGGAGCACCCACCTTTCTTTTTGGTCTTCTTCTCTTTGTGGCTGTCTCCTCCCGCCTGGAACATGGAAGCCGTGTCCTTTTTCGTGTCAGGTTTGATTGGCTTGGTGCTGGAATCAGAGTCATCTTCCGCCTCGCTGTTCGTGAGAGCTGGGGCTATGGGGGCAGACACGCGCACAGAGGAATCAGTCAAGAGAGGGGCTATGGATCCCTGTGCTAACGCTCGTGTCTTTCGTCTGAGAATCTCAAAGCCATCGAGAGACGTTAGCTAAGGACCGTACACATCTGTCATGACAAGGGAATATTTCGCTCAGGAGAACAGAGTTACTCAGGGTGGGATTTGGTCAAGATCTGgctagcggcagtcaaaaaggcgaacagaatgttgggaatcattaagaaagggatagataataagacagaaaatatattgcctctatataaatccatggtacacccacatcttgaatactgctgcagatgtggtcgccccatctcaaaaagatatattggaattggaaaaggttcagaaaagggcaataaaaatgattaggggtatggaacagcttccatatgaggagagattaataagactgggacttttcagcttggaaaagagacgactattgggggatatgatagaggtctataaaatcatgaccggtgtggggaaagtaaataaggaagtgttatttactccttctcattacacaagaactaggggtcagcaaatgaaattaataggcagcaggtttaaaacaaacaaaaggaagtatttcttcacgcaatgcacagtcaacctgtggaactccttgccagagaatgttgtgaaggccaagactataacagggtaaaaaaaagaactagataagttcatggaggataggtccatcaatggctattagccagggtgggcagggatggtgtccctagcctctgtttgccagaagctggaaatggacgacaggggaaggatcacttgatgattacctgttctgttcattccttctggggaacctggcattggccactgtgggaagacaggatactgggctagatggacctttggtctgacccagtatggctgttcttatgttcttatgtagcaCCTGCACTCTTCGGAGATATGCCATGGGTCTATTACTGATTGCACAGGCCTCATCCAAACGTCGTACAGCCACGTGCCAGGGGAACCGAGTCAGCACTGAGGCAGGGCAGGATGCTTCCCCTGCTGAAGCATCACCAGAGTTTTCctgggaggtctcccatccaagtactgaccaCCCAGCCCTAGCCATATCCCAAGGGCTCCCATGGTACCAGTGGTGACTCCTCATGCACCCTTTGTTGATTACGAGAGCTCTGGGGGCCCAGGGGATGTATGGGCAGCTGTCGCCCCTCACCTTTCTTTTTGCCTTTTCTCTCCTTCTTGTCCCCGCTCACTTGGAACATGGACATCGGCTCCTTCTTCGTGGGCTTGGCAGCTCTGGGCTTGGCATCGCAATCACTTTTGTCTCCTACCGGGAGGGAGAAAGGAGCCAGtgtgaggacaggaggggagagaaagggcaGCAAGCCGGGAGGCGGAGGGAATAGTGAGGGgtaagagatggggcagggagggcgagagagcagggaggagtggggacaagcccgggagaaaggaaagagggaatgggggaaagcCAGGTGTGTTGAGGGGAGAGagcaaggggcagggaggagacgaGAGAGAGAAGGGCGACACAGGGACATGACTTCAGGGCCTCTGGAAACACAGgagagccccagccctctgctgccCTCCTCCCTCAGCCACTTCCCAGGAGGCTTGGGGCCTCAGCCGGCCAGTGCTCCCTGCTCATTCCTGGCCTGGGTGTTAACCGCTTAGTCCTGCCGACTTCCCTAATAACCACCCATTGCAACCCGCCACCTCTGGCTGGGGCTTCTCTCAggccagccccgagccctggctctCCCTGGATCAGAGCTGCCCTCTCCATGACCTGCCTGCGTCCCAGGCCCCCATCTCCTGCTCTCTAGCAGTGTGTCCCCCATAACACCCAGCCTGAGCCTGCTCCACTGAcccgggggagagagagattcccTCTTGGTCCCTCTGGGAGACGGCTAATTGGAAGACAATGTTGAGAACACCCTGCCAGCGGAGGGGCTTTTCCCTCAGCCATACGCTGGAGTCCCCAGCGAGGCACTCTGATTCCAGCTGGGAGAAGTGAATCCCCCGTGGTTTAGCCTCAAGGGTGCTTGATTGGAAAGAGCCTCATACGCCCCTCAATGCCCTGCGGTGGATCCTCAGGCTTCGGAAGCTCAGCTCTGCGAACAACTCTCAATGCCGAACTCCATCTGACTCCCGGGCTGTCTGCTCGCAAGGCAGAGGCAGAGGAGGGATCCCGAAGCCAGGCAAAGTAAcaccagctccagcccagctgccTCAGTTGACAGGGAAATGGAAATATGCAGCAAAAGGATCCTTCCACTCCTGTCCCCTAGGGCGTTTCCAGGAGAGGGACTCTGATGTACACACACAGATCCCCAGCGACAGAGGGTACCTCACCGGGCCTTGcctcaccatagcatctgagcacctcacgccCTATGACCGGGCAGGGCTATGGTCCCCATCGCACAGAGAGGGGACTGAGGCTCGTAAAGGggagtgacttacccaaggtgaCACCCGGAGTCTGCggaggagcagggaattgacccaGCTCCCCCAAGTCCTAGTCTAGCGCCCTCACTGCTGGAGCATCCTtcctctcactcactcacgcagcaGGGCTCACTCCCCCCAGGGTTCACCTCCACATGCCAGCCCCTtctccggggctccagctgctgacCTTTCGGCTTGGGTTTTCTCTCCCTGCTTTCTCCAGCTGGGATTTCTTTGGGGGGCTTCTTTTTTGGCTTTTTCGGTGGGTCATtattctccgcctcctcctcttcctcctcctcagagtCCTCTGGAagtgcggggatggggggggggggggagagcggaacAGGGATGAGAAGAAGATTAAAGAAAAACGGACACAGTCACGTTAATAAGTGACTGCGGCGACGGCTCTGCCTGCCCTGTTTAGAGGAACTTTCCCCACAGCTGGGGACTAGCTTGGGGCCCACTGGACCTGGACCTACCCATTGCCATATGTCACCC encodes the following:
- the TULP1 gene encoding tubby-related protein 1, whose product is MGELVSVVEVSVLRQRAVERRGVEEGFWWHGSECRKKELKEWEDVVWGPASLLHEPEPRRQLAMPLQSEILREVWTSDSVNEEPGSPQKQKLNKQRLLPGQKQKKKRQEPTLEAKPKKSKVKKLDNPSLAEEPSAPSQTVRKLRKKKEEKLEEESEKQPYPKSTKEPRKKKESPTSHFSVAKASKKKQEDSEEEEEEEAENNDPPKKPKKKPPKEIPAGESRERKPKPKGDKSDCDAKPRAAKPTKKEPMSMFQVSGDKKERKGKKKAPALTNSEAEDDSDSSTKPIKPDTKKDTASMFQAGGDSHKEKKTKKKALPKAAGEGSEGEASESPQKNSNKKGKGKKSKKKEERPPSPIIEVDNLEDFVLRPAPQGVTIKCRVTRDKKGMDRGLYPTYYLHLDNEKKVFLLAGRKRKKSKTSNYLISIDPTDLSRGGENFIGKLRSNLMGTKFTVFDNGVNPDRANADWSNVRQELSAVVYETNVLGFKGPRKMTVIIPGMNSDNERVPIRPRNDNDGLLTRWQNKNMDNLIELHNKAPVWNDETQSYVLNFHGRVTHASVKNFQIVHGNDPDYIVMQFGRVADDAFTMDYNYPMCAVQAFAIALSSFDGKLACE